AGATCTTGTGAACCAAATCTCAGAAAAAACAGGCATTCCAAAGGTGGATGTTCTCGTTACTCTTGAAACAATGTTCAAAGAGGTAAAGGATTCTCTTTCTGCGGGTCAGAATATTTATATCCGTGGCTTTGGGAGTTTTATTACGAAGAAACGTGCAGCCAAAATTGGCCGCAACATTAAGCGTAACACGGCTGTTCATATCCCTGAACATTATATTCCTGCTTTTAAGCCAGCAAAAGAATTTGTGCAGGAAGTTAAGACCAGTTATAAAGGTGGGGCAGTGAGTGACGATGGCGGGGACGATGACGAAAGTTAAATACGCAATGGTAAGGTATTTAATGCCTTACTTCCTGTAGCTTTGCACTTCAATTTTTCTGAAGCGTGAACAGGCAACAAATTATTTATGTAACTGCTGCAATCACAGCAGTTTTTCTTTTGTATTTTTTCGGACGTACCGTTCCAAAAAAGGTAGAAGATGATCATGCTGGCCATGATCATTCTAATACCGCTGCGCCGGCAACTGCCCCTAACACTCAGGCTGTTACTCTCGACTTCCCCACTATGCTTGGTCTTGCCAAGAAACGTTTGAATGCCCAGCAGTTACAAAAAGTAACCGAATGGGAAAACTCAGTGGTGAGGGGCGATGTAAAAAATCAACAGATCCAGGTTTATCGCAAGCTTTCTGCCTTTTGGATGGATACCATTGGTGCATTTGTGCCTTACGCCAAATACATTGCAGAGGCTGCTAAGTTGGAAAATTCAGAGAAAAACCTCACCTTTGCAGCCCATTTGTTTTTAAGGGAGCTGCAAACAGTATCGGAACAACCGTTGCAGGTTTGGATGGCCAAAGAAGCAAAAGAGTTATTTGAAAAGGCATTAGCATTAAATCCTTCGAACGATTCAACCAAAATTGGTCTCGGCAGCACTTACTTTTTCGGTGGTGCTGGTGATGAGCCTCCAATGCGTGGAATTGCTTTGATTCGTGAAGCTGCGGAAAAAGATCCGCAGAATGCATTTGCCCAATATATGATGGGGGTTGGTTCAACCATCAGCGGACAATGGCCAAAAGCGATTGAACGATTCGAAAAAGTGCTTGCACTTGAACCACAGAACCTGGAAGTGATCCTTCGTTTGGCCGATGCTTATAAAACCAGTGGTGATAAAGTAAATGCCAAAAAGAAATACGAGATGTTTTTACAAACTGTAAGATCACTTGAAACACAGGGGAAATTCAGGAGCAGTCCTGAAATGATGAAACAGATAGAAGAACAGATAAAGTTATTATAACCATATTTTTTAAAAAACGTAAAACGTATTAAACATGCCTTGCGGAAAAAAGAGAAAGCGTCATAAAATTGCGACGCACAAGCGTAAGAAACGTCTTAGAAAGAACCGTCATAAGAAGAAGAATAAATAATCTTCTGAATTGAACGGAGTCCCGCTTGTAAACGGGACTCTGCTTCGCTATGGCCATTGCAGAAATTTGTCTGCTTGCTTGTATACATCTGCTGTACAGTGGCCTCCTTCCTTCTGATCAGGTGAAGTAGCATAGTTCAATTTAAAAGACGTTTTGAGTGAATAAGGAACTGATCATTAATTCTGCCCCAACCGGGGTGGAAATAGCATTGTTAGAAGACAAGAAGCTGGTAGAGCTGCATCAGGAAAGTCATGATGCCAGTTTTACTGTTGGTGATTTATACCTCGGTAAAGTAAAAAAACTTGTACCAGGTATGAATGCCGCATTTGTGGATGTTGGTTTTGAGAAAGACGGCTTTCTTCATTACACCGACCTGAGTCCCTATGTACGCTCCCTCCTCAAGTTTACCACACAATCAATCAACGACAAAGGTGAAAGCATCAGTGATTTTGGCAAGTTTCAAACAGAGGCCGAGATCATTAAAACAGGAAAAATTGGTGAAGTGCTTAACGGCAAACCCAATATCCTGGTGCAAATCCTGAAAGAACCCATTGCAGCAAAAGGCCCACGCCTTAGTTGTGAAATTTCTTTGCCGGGTCGTTTTGTTGTACTTACTCCGTTCAATGATATTGTAGCTGTATCACGCAAAATCCACTCTAGTGATGAGCGTAAGCGTTTACAAAAGATCGTTGAATCGATACGCACCAAAAACTTTGGTGTGATTGTGCGTACTGCTGCTGAAGGAAAAAATACAGCAGAACTACACGAAGATCTCAACAACCTCATAAATATGTGGCAGCAGATTCAAAAGAATCTGAAGAATGGAGTTGCACCTTCTAAAATTTTAGGCGAGACTGATAAAACAACCAGCATTCTCCGTGATTTATTGAGCGCTGATTTCAACCGTATTGTTGTGAATGATAAAAACATTTACAATGATGCCCGCACTTATATTCAAAAAGTAGCACCTGATAAAACCGAGATCGTAACCTTTTACCAAAACGGCTCTCCCATCTTCGATAATTTTGGCGTGACCAAGCAAGTAAAAGGATCATTTGGTAAAACAGTGAACCTTGCCAGCGGTGCATATTTGATTATTGAGCATACAGAAGCATTACACGTTATTGATGTAAACAGTGGATATAAAAGTGTAAGTGCAAACCAGGAAGAAAATGCATTGCAAACAAACCTGGAAGCTGCTGAAGAAATTGCCCGCCAATTACGTTTGCGTGATATTGGTGGTATAATCGTGGTTGATTTCATTGATATGAAATTGCCGGATAACAAACGTCGTTTGGCAGAAGCGATGGAAGAATTTATGCGTGCCGACAGAGCAAAGCATGCAATCCTTCCCATTTCTAAGTTTGGTTTGATGCAGATCACACGTCAGCGCATGAAACCTGAAGTGAACATCAACACACAGGAAGTTTGTCCGAGCTGTAATGGCACAGGTAAAGTTTCAGCAACCTTGATACTGGAAGATGAGATTGAAAAGAACATCAGTTATCTTGTTATGCAGAAGCATAAAGAATTAATGATAGCTGTACACCCAATCATGGAAGCATACCTGAAAAAAGGTTTCATCTCGAAGCGTATGAGGTGGAGCTGGAAATACAAACAAAAAATTAAGGTGAGAGCAAATACTTCTTATCACCTCACTGAATATCACTTCTTCGATAGCCACGACGAAGAAATAAGACTCTAACGAAAAACGGTTGATCAAAAGATCAACCGTTTTTTATTTTTTATCCCGCAGCGATCATACTGATCTCTACATTCACATTTTTCGGCAACCCTTTTACCGCAACCGTTTCCCTTGCAGGAAAACCACCATCGAAGTACTTACCATAAATTTCATTCACCTCACTAAACAAAGCCATATCGCTGAGAAAGATCGTTGTCTTTACTATATTACTGAAGTCTAAGCCTGCTTCCTGCAAAACAGCTTTCAGGTTATGCATCACCTGGTGTGTTTCTGCCTGTATATCTGTATTGTTCATTTCTCCTGTATCAGGCTTAATGCATATTTGTCCTGATATAAATAAAAAACCTCCAGCCGCTACAGCCTGGTTGTATGGACCGATCGGTGCAGGTGCATGATCGGTTTGTATAATTTTCTTTTCCATCATGCGGCAAACTTACTTTATTAGCCGAAGAAATAAGCGTGTTTACTTTGCTTCCCTGTAAATTTGCTTGTATGCGTTTGGTCCTAATCAGTTCTCAACCTGTAACAGATTTATTTGGAAAGGAATTTCCTTTTTCAGACATTGATTGCATTAGAAGAGAAGAATTCTCATCTGAAGATTTGACAACAGCCGATTGCATCATTGATCTAACAATTGAAGACCATCCTACAACTATCGATCAATATCGAACAGCTACCATACCCATCCTCATAGGTTCAGTAACATTTACTTTAAAGGAATTAACGACCGATTCACAATTACCCATTGCACGCTTTAATCACTGGCCAACTTTCATCAACAGGAACTGTATTGAGTTCGCAGTAGTTGATAATCACATAGAGAAATTTCAGCAGCTTTTTCATACACTCAATATCCCTGCATTAAGAACTGAAGACGAGCCCGGTTTTGTAAGCGCAAGAACAGTATGTATGATCGTGAATGAAGCATTTCTTGCAAGGGAAGAAGCCGTTTCAACTGAGTCAGAAATTGATACAGCTATGAAATTGGGCACCAGCTATCCAATAGGGCCATTTGAGTGGTGTAACAATATTGGGGCTGATCGTATAATCCGGCTTCTACACAAACTGGCAGAAAAAGATAAACGCTATCAACCCGCTTCTTCTTTCACCGAAACCATCAAAAACTGATATGGCATTGTTGCTTTGCATTGATACTTCTACCACCCATGCTTCAGTTGCCTTGGCAAAGGATGGGATTTTGATAGGTTTAAAGACCAACCATTACCAGCGGGATCATGCTTCGTTTCTTCAACCTGCCATTCATTCTTTATTGCATGAATCAAATCAAACACTCAAAGATCTTGAAGCAATAGCCGTAACATCCGGTCCAGGATCATATACTGGCCTCCGGGTAGGATTTGCATCGGCTAAAGGCTTGGCTTATGCGTTAGATATTCCATTGATCAGTATTGAAACTACGCTTGTAATGAGTGCTTCGGCCTCATCTATTCTTAAAAATGAAGCAGATTCATGGTTTTGCCCAATGATCGATGCCCGCCGGATGGAAGTATTCGCCGCTCTTTATTCCGCAGATTTGCAGCAGGTTGCTCCCGTTTCTGCCCTAATTCTTACCGCCGACTCTTTTGCCAAGCAGCTTGAAAGCTCCCGTATTTTCTTTTTTGGTGATGGTGCTCCTAAGTGGCAAACTATTTGCGCCCACCCAAATGCAGCTTTTATAGATGTGAAGTGGAATGCCGGTGATATGATAACATTGGCCGATAAACAATTTGAACAAAAAAACTTCAGTTCACTCGCTTATTCGGTTCCTGTGTACGGTAAAGAGTTCCATTCCACGCAGATATGAATTATGTCTTTTACGACTATTAAATGCGTAAATTTACTGTTAGTTTTACAATAGTTAGATTTAGCACCCGAAATTACCCAACCACTAAACTACCCTTAGATGGCAACCACTAAGAAAAAAGAGAGCAATGTTCCTATTCCTCTCGATTATCATGCGGTGAAGAAGGCTTCACTCATTCTTCGTTCTGTAAACCACAAACTAAGACAGCAAATTATTCAACTCATCAATGAAAATGGTCAAATGACCGTAACTGAAATCTATGTAAAGCTTCGGCTTGAACAATCAGTTGCATCACAACATTTAGCCATTTTGCGCCGCAGCAACATTGTGAAAACCACCAGGGAAGGCAAATTCATCTGGTACACAGTTAATCATGAACGACTGCAGGAAGTAAATGAGTTTGTAACACAACTTCTCGCCTGACCTTTTCCCACACCTATACGCACTCCTGAGGCTGTTTAAACAGACTAACGTACTTTTGCAAAAAAAGCAGAGAAGATTATGTACGTACAACAGCTGTATACAAACTGTTTGAGTGAAGCAGCCTATTATATTGAAAGTAATGGCGAATGTGCCATTATTGACCCGTTAAGGGATGTAGAGGTTTACATTAAACTGGCTAAGGAAAGAAATGCCACGATCAAGTATATCTTTGAAACGCATTTCCA
The DNA window shown above is from Lacibacter sp. H375 and carries:
- a CDS encoding HU family DNA-binding protein: MRKADLVNQISEKTGIPKVDVLVTLETMFKEVKDSLSAGQNIYIRGFGSFITKKRAAKIGRNIKRNTAVHIPEHYIPAFKPAKEFVQEVKTSYKGGAVSDDGGDDDES
- a CDS encoding tetratricopeptide repeat protein is translated as MNRQQIIYVTAAITAVFLLYFFGRTVPKKVEDDHAGHDHSNTAAPATAPNTQAVTLDFPTMLGLAKKRLNAQQLQKVTEWENSVVRGDVKNQQIQVYRKLSAFWMDTIGAFVPYAKYIAEAAKLENSEKNLTFAAHLFLRELQTVSEQPLQVWMAKEAKELFEKALALNPSNDSTKIGLGSTYFFGGAGDEPPMRGIALIREAAEKDPQNAFAQYMMGVGSTISGQWPKAIERFEKVLALEPQNLEVILRLADAYKTSGDKVNAKKKYEMFLQTVRSLETQGKFRSSPEMMKQIEEQIKLL
- a CDS encoding Rne/Rng family ribonuclease, giving the protein MNKELIINSAPTGVEIALLEDKKLVELHQESHDASFTVGDLYLGKVKKLVPGMNAAFVDVGFEKDGFLHYTDLSPYVRSLLKFTTQSINDKGESISDFGKFQTEAEIIKTGKIGEVLNGKPNILVQILKEPIAAKGPRLSCEISLPGRFVVLTPFNDIVAVSRKIHSSDERKRLQKIVESIRTKNFGVIVRTAAEGKNTAELHEDLNNLINMWQQIQKNLKNGVAPSKILGETDKTTSILRDLLSADFNRIVVNDKNIYNDARTYIQKVAPDKTEIVTFYQNGSPIFDNFGVTKQVKGSFGKTVNLASGAYLIIEHTEALHVIDVNSGYKSVSANQEENALQTNLEAAEEIARQLRLRDIGGIIVVDFIDMKLPDNKRRLAEAMEEFMRADRAKHAILPISKFGLMQITRQRMKPEVNINTQEVCPSCNGTGKVSATLILEDEIEKNISYLVMQKHKELMIAVHPIMEAYLKKGFISKRMRWSWKYKQKIKVRANTSYHLTEYHFFDSHDEEIRL
- a CDS encoding RidA family protein, giving the protein MMEKKIIQTDHAPAPIGPYNQAVAAGGFLFISGQICIKPDTGEMNNTDIQAETHQVMHNLKAVLQEAGLDFSNIVKTTIFLSDMALFSEVNEIYGKYFDGGFPARETVAVKGLPKNVNVEISMIAAG
- a CDS encoding 3-hydroxyacyl-CoA dehydrogenase family protein is translated as MRLVLISSQPVTDLFGKEFPFSDIDCIRREEFSSEDLTTADCIIDLTIEDHPTTIDQYRTATIPILIGSVTFTLKELTTDSQLPIARFNHWPTFINRNCIEFAVVDNHIEKFQQLFHTLNIPALRTEDEPGFVSARTVCMIVNEAFLAREEAVSTESEIDTAMKLGTSYPIGPFEWCNNIGADRIIRLLHKLAEKDKRYQPASSFTETIKN
- the tsaB gene encoding tRNA (adenosine(37)-N6)-threonylcarbamoyltransferase complex dimerization subunit type 1 TsaB, giving the protein MALLLCIDTSTTHASVALAKDGILIGLKTNHYQRDHASFLQPAIHSLLHESNQTLKDLEAIAVTSGPGSYTGLRVGFASAKGLAYALDIPLISIETTLVMSASASSILKNEADSWFCPMIDARRMEVFAALYSADLQQVAPVSALILTADSFAKQLESSRIFFFGDGAPKWQTICAHPNAAFIDVKWNAGDMITLADKQFEQKNFSSLAYSVPVYGKEFHSTQI
- a CDS encoding ArsR/SmtB family transcription factor, whose translation is MATTKKKESNVPIPLDYHAVKKASLILRSVNHKLRQQIIQLINENGQMTVTEIYVKLRLEQSVASQHLAILRRSNIVKTTREGKFIWYTVNHERLQEVNEFVTQLLA